The sequence below is a genomic window from Clostridium sp. BJN0001.
TAAAAAGTTCAAAATAAATTTTGCCATACTATCAGATATTAATAATAATAATCCTATTAATAAGGAAATTACTAATAAACATGTCACAGTAAACGATGAGATGTCCTCTACACTAAACCCAAAATATACTTTTGATTCTTTTGTAGTCGGAAATAGCAATAGATTCGCTCATGCAGCATCTCTTGCAGTTGCAGAATCACCTGCAAAAGCATATAATCCACTATTTATTTACGGGGGTGTTGGACTCGGAAAAACTCATCTTATGCATGCTATTGGTCATTTTATATTAAATGGAAATCCAACAGCAAAAGTTGTCTATGTATCATCAGAGAAATTTACAAATGAACTTATCAATTCAATAAAAGATGATAGAAATGAAGAATTTAGAAATAAGTATAGAAACATAGATGTACTTCTTATTGATGATGTCCAATTTATTGCTGGAAAAGAACGTACACAAGAAGAATTTTTCCATACATTCAATGCTCTTCACGATGCAAATAAACAAATAATACTTTCTTCTGATAGACCACCAAAAGAAATTCCAACACTTGAAGACAGGTTACGTTCAAGGTTTGAATGGGGTCTTATTGCAGATATACAGGTTCCTGATTTTGAAACACGAATGGCTATTTTAAAAAAGAAAGCCGATGTTGAAGGCCTTAATATTCCAAATGAAGTAATGGGATATATCGCAACAAAAATAAAATCAAATATAAGAGAACTTGAAGGCGCATTAATAAGAACTGTGGCATATTCTTCTTTAACAAATAGAAAAATTAATGTTGATCTTGCAACAGAAGCATTAAAAGACATTATTTCAAAAAAACAAGGTAAGCATGTCACTATCAATTTAATTCAAGACATTGTAGCAAGCTATTATAACTTAAGAATTGATGATCTTACTTCTCAAAGACGTACTAGAAATATTGCATATCCTCGTCAAATTGCAATGTATTTAAGTAGAAAGCTTACTGAAATGTCACTACCTAAAATAGGAGAAGAATTTGGGGGACGTGACCATACTACTGTAATTCATGCTTATGAAAAAATATCCGAAAATTTAAAAACGGATAAGTCTCTTCAGAATATAGTAAAAGAGCTTACTAAAAAAATAACTCAAGATTAATTAACAGCTGTTTATAATTTAATCTTAATAACCTGTTAATAACTTTTTAAAATTTATTTTTATTTCTTATTGTGGATAAGGTATACTTTTAGTTACTTACTTATCCACAATATTTTTGCAATAAAAATTGTTGATTTTACTTAGGTTGAAGTACTTATCCACAAATCAACAGCCCCTACTACTACTACTACTAGTTATTATTATCTATCTACTATCATTATTCAGAGAGATTATACACAATAAGGAGGATTTATTTTATGATTTTTACATGTAATAAACAAGAAATATTAGAAGGAATCTCAATAGTACAAAAAGCTATAACAGGAAAATCAACATTACCTATTCTTGAAGGAATAAATATTATAACTACAGAAAATGGATTAAAACTTACAGGATCAGATTTAGATATGAGTATAGAAACTTTAGTAAATGCAAATATAATTGAATCTGGAAAAATAGTAATTGATGCAAAACTATTTGGCGATATAATAAGAAAAATGCCTAATTCAACTATAAAAATGGAAACTAAAAGTGAAAATATAGTAACTATAACATGTGAAAAATCAGTATTTGATTTAGTATACAAAGATTCAAGTGAATTTCCTAAACTTCCTAATATAGTGGAAAATTTAAAAATATCAGTAAAACAAAATATGCTTAAAAACATGATAAAAGGTACATCTTTTGCTGTTGCTTCTGATGAAACAAGACCAATACTTCAAGGAATTTTATTTGAAATAAAAGAAAATAGAATTAACTTAGTTGCTCTTGATGGATATAGACTTGCAGTAAAAAGTGAATATTTAGATAGCGATAATGATATTGAAGTAGTTATACCTGGTAAAACTTTAAATGAAGTTGGAAAAATTCTTGAAGAATCTGATGAAAATCTTGAAATTACATTTACAAATAACCATATACTTTTCAATATAAAAGAAACTAAAGTTATATCAAGACTTTTAGAAGGAAAATTTATAAATTATAGATCACTTCTTCCTCAGGAATATAAATTATCAATAGTCACAAAAACACTTGAACTTCAAAATGCAATAGAAAGAGCATCTTTAGTTGCTAAAGAAGGAAATACAAATTTAATTAAAATAAATGTGGATAAAGATACTTTAATAATAAGTTCTAATTCTCAATTGGGAAAAGTAAGAGAAGAAATTACTATAAATTTGCAAGGAGAAGAAATAGAAATTGCATTTAATTCAAAATATCTTCTTGATATATTAAAAAATATTGAAACTAATAATGTTGTTTTAAAAATGACATCAGAAGTAAGTCCTTGTGTAATTGAAGAAGAAAATAATGAAAATGATAAATATCTTGTACTTCCAGTTAGATTAGTTAGATAGGAGGATATATACTTAGTGTATATTTATGCGAAAATATGAATAAAGTCAAAATTGATACAGAAACAATTAAATTAGATTCTTTTTTAAAATGGTGTGCTGCTGCATCATCTGGAGCAGAAGCAAAAATATATATAAAAAATGGAATGGTAAAAGTAAATAATGAAATATGTACAATGAGAGGAAAAAAACTTATAGCAGGAGACGTTGTTTCACTTGATAATGAGGAATACGAAGTAGTATGTCTTCTGAAATAAAAATACATAAAAATTTTATTTATGATATAATTATAGTAGGTGCCTGCGTATGTATATAAAAAATATTATGCTTTTAAATTATAGAAATTACCAAAAATTACAATTAGAATTTAGTAGAAATGTTAATGTTTTTATAGGAGATAATGCTCAAGGAAAGACAAATATTTTAGAGGCAGTATATTTTTGCGCTTTTGCAAAATCACATAGAACTTCTAGAGACAGAGAACTTATAAAATGGAATGAAGAAAAAGCATATATAAGTCTTCTTACTGGAAATAATAGATATGATAAAAAAATAGATATATCTATTTTAAAAAACGGAAAAAAAGCAATCCAAATTAATTCAATAAAAATTAAAAAAATTGGTGAGCTTTTTGGAACTTTTAACATAGTGATGTTTTCTCCTGAGGATCTTAAAATTATTAAAGAGTCTCCAGGACTCAGAAGAAGATTGATGGATATGGAGATTTCTCAAATAAATAAAAAATATTATCTTAATCTTGTTTCTTACAATAAAGTGCTAAATGAAAGAAATATTGTATTAAAAAATAAATCATCTAATAGAGACTTAATAAACATTTATGATGAACAATTAATTGAATATGCTGATTATATTGTAAAAGAAAGGTTAAAATATATAGAGAAAGTTAATTTTTATGGGAAATATATACATAACGAGATTACATGTGGAAAAGAAAACATTGAGTTTAAATATATAAGTAATGTTAACTATTTAAAAGATTACAAAAATAATCTAAAGAAAAAACTTAATGATAACATTATGAGTGATAGAGAAAGGGGTTCAACATCTGTAGGACCTCATAGAGATGATTTTGTAAGCATGGTTAATAATATAGATTTAAAATCATATGGTTCTCAAGGACAGCAAAGAACGGCTATTTTAACGATGAAATTTTCATCACTAAAAATTATAAATGAAATAAAAGGGGAGTATCCAGTTTTGCTTTTAGATGATGTTTTATCTGAACTTGATTGTAACAGGCAGAGATATATATTAAATTCAATTGAAGGCATTCAAACTGTTATAACATGTACAGGAATTGAGAATATAAAACAGCATTTAAATAGTAATGCAAAAGTTTTTAATATAAAAAATGGTTTGGTTGCAAATTAAAAGGAGGAGGTCTAATGTTTTTACATCTTGGTGAAAATGTTGTAGTTTCCGTTAAAGACATAATAGGGATATTTGACCTTGAAAGTTCAATGTATAGTTCAGATACTATTCAGTTTTTAAGAATGGCGGAAGAAGATGGATTTGTTGAAAAGGTTAGTGAAGAAAAACCTAAATCTTTTGTTGTTACTGAGATAAATAAAAAGAGTAGGATTTATTTTTCTCCAATTTCGTCAGTAACATTAATAAAGAGAAGCATGATAAATTATAAAAATCTTAATGAATAATATAAAGTATAGGAGGAATCTCACTTGGAAGATAATAAACAAAATTATGGTGCAGCTCAGATACAAGTACTTGAGGGATTAGAAGCTGTAAGAAAAAGACCAGGAATGTATATAGGAAGTACGAGTTCAAAAGGTCTTCACCATTTAGTTTATGAAATAGTTGATAATAGTATTGATGAAGCATTAGCTGGATATTGCGATAAGATAGAGGTATGCATAAATACTGATAATTCAGTAACCGTATCTGATGATGGAAGAGGTATGCCCGTTGATATTCATAAAAAAATGAATAAATCAGCAGTTGAAGTAATAATGACTATACTTCATGCCGGTGGAAAATTTGGAGGCGGAGGATATAAAGTATCTGGAGGTCTTCATGGTGTTGGAGCATCTGTTGTTAATGCGCTTTCTGAGAAATGTTCTGTTACAGTAAAAAGAGACGGACATATATGGAAACAGGAATATGAACGTGGTAAAGCAGTTACTGAACTTCAAATAGTAGGAGATAGTGATGAAACTGGTACAATGACATATTTCAAACCAGATCATGAAATTTTTGAAGAACTTGATTTTGATTTTGATACATTAGCACAAAGACTTCGTGAAAGAGCTTTTTTAAACAAAGGAATAAAAATTAAACTTGTTGATAAAAGAGATGAAAAAGAAGAATTTTATCATTATGAAGGTGGAATAAAATCATTTGTAAGTTATTTAAATAGAAATAAAACATCATTATTCCAAGAACCAATCTACATTGAAGGAATAAAAGATAAAGTTTCTGTAGAAGTTGCACTTCAATATAATGACAGCTATGCTGAAAATATTTTTTCTTTTGCTAATAATATAGATACTGTTGAAGGTGGAACTCATTTAGTTGGATTTAAAACAGCACTTACACGTGTATTTAATGATTATGCTAAAAAATATGGTTTTATAAAAGATAGCGATAAGAACTTTTCTGGAGAAGATATAAGAGAAGGACTTACTGCTGTTATATCTATAAAGATAGAGGAACCACAGTTTGAAGGTCAGACAAAAACAAAACTAGGAAATAGTGAAGTAAGAGGAATTGTAGATTCAATAGTAGGAGAAGGAGTTCGTACATTCCTTGAAGAAAATCCAGCTGTAGGTAAAATTGTTATAGATAAAGCTATGATGGCTGCAAGAGCTAGATCAGCAGCAAGAAAAGCAAGAGAACTTACTAGAAAATCTGTTCTTGAAAGATCATCATTGCCCGGGAAATTAGCAGATTGTTCTTCAAAAGATCCGAGAGAATGTGAAATCTATATAGTCGAAGGAGATTCTGCCGGAGGCTCTGCAAAACAAGGAAGAGATAGAAAATTCCAAGCTATTCTTCCACTTAGAGGAAAGATAATGAATGTTGAGAAACAGAGATTAGACAAAATGCTAAACTCTGATACTATACGTTCTATGATTACAGCTTTTGGTGCTGGCATAGGAAAAGAATTTGATATAGAAAAGATAAGATATAACAGAATAATAATAATGACAGATGCAGATGTTGATGGAGCTCATATAAGAACATTATTACTAACATTTTTCTTTAGATATATGAGACAACTTATTGATGATGGCCATGTATATATAGCTCAGCCTCCTTTATATAAAGTTTCAAAAGGAAAAAATGAAGCTTATGCATATACAGATGAGGAATTAGACGCTGAACTTGAAAACTTTGGAGGAAAAGATAGTTCTGTAGATATTCAAAGATACAAAGGTCTTGGAGAAATGAATCCAGAACAGCTTTGGGATACAACAATGGATCCAGAGAAGAGAATCCTTTTAAAAGTAAGCATTGAAGATGCAATACAGGCTGATGAGATTTTTACAATACTAATGGGAGAAAAAGTTGAACCTAGAAGAGAATTTATAGAGAAAAATGCAAAATATGTAATTAATTTGGATATTTAGTACTGAATATGAGGTGAGTAGATGGAATTTAATGAAGGTAAAGTAATACCTGTAGAAATAAATCATGAAATGAAAAAGTGCTATATAGACTATGCAATGAGCGTTGTAGTTGGTCGTGCATTACCAGATGTAAGAGACGGATTAAAACCAGTACATAGAAGAATATTATATTCTATGCAAGGTCTTGGAATTACTCCTGATAAAGGTTACAGAAAATGTGCAAGAATAGTCGGAGAAGTTTTAGGAAAGTATCATCCACATGGTGATAGTTCTGTTTATGATGCTTTAGTAAGGTTAGCACAAGACTTTTCAATGAGATATATGCTTGTTGATGGTCATGGAAACTTTGGCTCAATTGATGGTGATGGAGCTGCGGCAATGAGATATACAGAAGCTAAAATGAATAAGCTTGCTGTAGAAATGCTAAGAGATATAAATAAAAATACTGTTGATTTTATGCCTAATTTTGATGGTGAAGAGACAGAACCAGTTGTTCTTCCATCTAGATTCCCAAATATATTAGTTAATGGATCATCAGGAATTGCAGTAGGAATGGCTACTAATATTCCTCCACATAATTTAGGGGAAGTAATAGACGGCGCTATAATGCTAATTGATAATCCTGAGGCAACTGTATTAGATCTTATGACAAAGATACAGGGACCAGATTTCCCTACTGGAGCAATTATAATGGGAAAAGCAGGAATAAGAGCTGCATATGAAACTGGAAGAGGAAAAATAGTAGTAAGAGCTAAAACTGATATTGAAGAAGAAAAGGGAAGAAACAGGATAATAGTAACTGAAATTCCGTATCAGGTAAACAAAGCAAAATTAATTGAAAATATAGCAGATTTAGTTAAGGATAAAAAGATAACTGGAATATCAGATTTAAGAGATGAATCTGATAGAGACGGTATGAGAATTGTAATAGAATTAAAAAAAGATGCTAATCCTAATGTAGTTCTTAATCTATTATATAAGCATACAAAGCTTCAGGACAGTTTTGGAGTGATTATGCTTGCACTTGTAAATAATCAGCCTAAAATTCTAAATTTAAAACAAGTATTAAGAAATTATATAGATTTCCAAAAAGAAGTTATAACAAGAAGAACTAAATTTGATTTAGATAAAGCTGAGGCAAGAGCACATATACTAGAAGGATTAAAAATAGCACTTGATAATATAGATAGAGTTATAAGTATAATAAGAAGTTCTAAGACAACAGAAATTGCTAAAAATACTTTAATTGAAAATTTTCAGTTTTCAGAAAAACAGGCAGTTTCTATTCTTGAAATGAAACTTAGAAGATTGACAGGATTAGAAAGAGAAAAAATTGAAGAAGAATTAAGAAATCTTAGAGAAGAGATTGATTATTTGAATTCTATTCTTCAAAGCGATGAAAAACTTTTAGGTGTAATAAAAGACGAATTATTAGAAATAAAATCAAAGTATTCAGATGATAGAAGGACTGCTATAGAACGAGTAGTTAATGAGATTGATATAGAAGACTTAATTCAAGAACAAGATGTAGTAATTACATTAACAAATTCTGGATATATAAAAAGAATTCCAGCTGATACCTATTCTGCACAAAGAAGAGGAGGAAAGGGAATACAAGCAATGTCTACAAAAGAAAATGATTTTGTAGAACATGTTATGATTACATCTACACATTCAGATGTACTATTCTTTACTAATAAGGGAAGAATATATAAGTTACGTGCTTATCAGATACCTGAGGCAGGAAGACAGGCTAAGGGAACTAATCTAATTAATTTAATAGCAATAGATCAAGATGAAAAAATACAAACAGTATTAACTGTTACTGATAATAAAAAAGATGGATATCTATTTATGGGAACTAAAAATGGAATAGTAAAGAAAACATTATTATCAGAATTTAAACATCTTAGAAAAAATGGTCTTATAGCTATAAATCTTAAAGATAATGATGAGCTTCTTAAGGTTAAGATCACACATGGTGATGCAGATATAATGATGGTAACACAAAATGGATTTTCAATAAGATTTAATGAAAAAGATATAAGAGCAATGGGAAGAACTGCTACAGGTGTAAGAGCAATTAAGCTAAAAGGTGATGATATAGCTGTATGTATGGACATTGTTTCTGAAAATGAAGATCTTTTAGTTATAAGTCAAAATGGATTTGGTAAAAGAACTCCTTTAACTGAGTATAAGACTCAAAATAGAGGAGGAGTAGGTCTAATAACTTATAAGATAAGTGATAAAACAGGTAAACTTGCAGGAGCAACAATATGTAAGGATACAGATGAACTTATGCTTATAAATACAAGTGGAATAGCTATAAGAATAAATGTATCTGATATATCAGTTACTAATAGATCAGCTATGGGTGTAACTCTTATGAGAACACAAAATGATGAAAAAGTAGTTGCAATAACTAAAATCTTAAGTGATGATAGTGATAGTAATGATGAAAATATAGAAGAATAATATATTAAATAATTGAATGCAGTAGTAAAGATTTTCTTTATTACTGTATTTTTTTATCTAAAATAGTTGACATAATAAGAAATTGA
It includes:
- the dnaN gene encoding DNA polymerase III subunit beta — encoded protein: MIFTCNKQEILEGISIVQKAITGKSTLPILEGINIITTENGLKLTGSDLDMSIETLVNANIIESGKIVIDAKLFGDIIRKMPNSTIKMETKSENIVTITCEKSVFDLVYKDSSEFPKLPNIVENLKISVKQNMLKNMIKGTSFAVASDETRPILQGILFEIKENRINLVALDGYRLAVKSEYLDSDNDIEVVIPGKTLNEVGKILEESDENLEITFTNNHILFNIKETKVISRLLEGKFINYRSLLPQEYKLSIVTKTLELQNAIERASLVAKEGNTNLIKINVDKDTLIISSNSQLGKVREEITINLQGEEIEIAFNSKYLLDILKNIETNNVVLKMTSEVSPCVIEEENNENDKYLVLPVRLVR
- a CDS encoding RNA-binding S4 domain-containing protein, whose amino-acid sequence is MNKVKIDTETIKLDSFLKWCAAASSGAEAKIYIKNGMVKVNNEICTMRGKKLIAGDVVSLDNEEYEVVCLLK
- the recF gene encoding DNA replication/repair protein RecF, with amino-acid sequence MYIKNIMLLNYRNYQKLQLEFSRNVNVFIGDNAQGKTNILEAVYFCAFAKSHRTSRDRELIKWNEEKAYISLLTGNNRYDKKIDISILKNGKKAIQINSIKIKKIGELFGTFNIVMFSPEDLKIIKESPGLRRRLMDMEISQINKKYYLNLVSYNKVLNERNIVLKNKSSNRDLINIYDEQLIEYADYIVKERLKYIEKVNFYGKYIHNEITCGKENIEFKYISNVNYLKDYKNNLKKKLNDNIMSDRERGSTSVGPHRDDFVSMVNNIDLKSYGSQGQQRTAILTMKFSSLKIINEIKGEYPVLLLDDVLSELDCNRQRYILNSIEGIQTVITCTGIENIKQHLNSNAKVFNIKNGLVAN
- a CDS encoding extracellular matrix/biofilm biosynthesis regulator RemA family protein, giving the protein MFLHLGENVVVSVKDIIGIFDLESSMYSSDTIQFLRMAEEDGFVEKVSEEKPKSFVVTEINKKSRIYFSPISSVTLIKRSMINYKNLNE
- the gyrB gene encoding DNA topoisomerase (ATP-hydrolyzing) subunit B; this translates as MEDNKQNYGAAQIQVLEGLEAVRKRPGMYIGSTSSKGLHHLVYEIVDNSIDEALAGYCDKIEVCINTDNSVTVSDDGRGMPVDIHKKMNKSAVEVIMTILHAGGKFGGGGYKVSGGLHGVGASVVNALSEKCSVTVKRDGHIWKQEYERGKAVTELQIVGDSDETGTMTYFKPDHEIFEELDFDFDTLAQRLRERAFLNKGIKIKLVDKRDEKEEFYHYEGGIKSFVSYLNRNKTSLFQEPIYIEGIKDKVSVEVALQYNDSYAENIFSFANNIDTVEGGTHLVGFKTALTRVFNDYAKKYGFIKDSDKNFSGEDIREGLTAVISIKIEEPQFEGQTKTKLGNSEVRGIVDSIVGEGVRTFLEENPAVGKIVIDKAMMAARARSAARKARELTRKSVLERSSLPGKLADCSSKDPRECEIYIVEGDSAGGSAKQGRDRKFQAILPLRGKIMNVEKQRLDKMLNSDTIRSMITAFGAGIGKEFDIEKIRYNRIIIMTDADVDGAHIRTLLLTFFFRYMRQLIDDGHVYIAQPPLYKVSKGKNEAYAYTDEELDAELENFGGKDSSVDIQRYKGLGEMNPEQLWDTTMDPEKRILLKVSIEDAIQADEIFTILMGEKVEPRREFIEKNAKYVINLDI
- the gyrA gene encoding DNA gyrase subunit A is translated as MEFNEGKVIPVEINHEMKKCYIDYAMSVVVGRALPDVRDGLKPVHRRILYSMQGLGITPDKGYRKCARIVGEVLGKYHPHGDSSVYDALVRLAQDFSMRYMLVDGHGNFGSIDGDGAAAMRYTEAKMNKLAVEMLRDINKNTVDFMPNFDGEETEPVVLPSRFPNILVNGSSGIAVGMATNIPPHNLGEVIDGAIMLIDNPEATVLDLMTKIQGPDFPTGAIIMGKAGIRAAYETGRGKIVVRAKTDIEEEKGRNRIIVTEIPYQVNKAKLIENIADLVKDKKITGISDLRDESDRDGMRIVIELKKDANPNVVLNLLYKHTKLQDSFGVIMLALVNNQPKILNLKQVLRNYIDFQKEVITRRTKFDLDKAEARAHILEGLKIALDNIDRVISIIRSSKTTEIAKNTLIENFQFSEKQAVSILEMKLRRLTGLEREKIEEELRNLREEIDYLNSILQSDEKLLGVIKDELLEIKSKYSDDRRTAIERVVNEIDIEDLIQEQDVVITLTNSGYIKRIPADTYSAQRRGGKGIQAMSTKENDFVEHVMITSTHSDVLFFTNKGRIYKLRAYQIPEAGRQAKGTNLINLIAIDQDEKIQTVLTVTDNKKDGYLFMGTKNGIVKKTLLSEFKHLRKNGLIAINLKDNDELLKVKITHGDADIMMVTQNGFSIRFNEKDIRAMGRTATGVRAIKLKGDDIAVCMDIVSENEDLLVISQNGFGKRTPLTEYKTQNRGGVGLITYKISDKTGKLAGATICKDTDELMLINTSGIAIRINVSDISVTNRSAMGVTLMRTQNDEKVVAITKILSDDSDSNDENIEE